A genomic region of Raphanus sativus cultivar WK10039 chromosome 6, ASM80110v3, whole genome shotgun sequence contains the following coding sequences:
- the LOC108813532 gene encoding uncharacterized protein LOC108813532 has protein sequence MGTEVGQWLEEALLDLCGKPETGLNFDRDVISGLVSYCDLAQPVDAKEYLDNIIGKEGKSVIAEYLQRRGYKEPSSHVANTSGGPELQMYVKPKFDYVASSGTKKPLKTTPKEGTSSNQQPGTAKATAPAPAPKVNPKKKKGGKVISLAEAAKGSIVFLQGKPCACQARRHRLVSNCLSCGKIVCEQEGEGPCSFCGALVLKEGSTYAGLEEGFTPVSDADVAAEAYAKRLVEYDRNSAARTTVIDDQSDYYESEGSKWVSQEEKELLKKKREEIEEAERAKKSKVVMTFDLVGRKVLLNEDDISELESGNRILGPPETRPVNRIKPNPTAKFVPIFLDPGPTEKKTTNMGSSSKRDNKKNRNGLCLEITGRVQHDRSELKYLQADPSSVIDGLHVEDGGECSLDYD, from the exons atgggaaCGGAGGTGGGGCAGTGGTTAGAGGAAGCGCTCCTTGATCTCTGCGGGAAACCGGAGACCGGTTTAAATTTCGATCGTGATGTAATCTCCGGTCTAGTCTCCTACTGCGATCTCGCTCAGCCTGTCGATGCCAAGGAGTATCTCGAc AATATTATCGGAAAAGAAGGCAAAAGCGTCATTGCAGAATATCTACAGCGAAGAGGATACAAAGAACCATCCAGCCACGTGGCAAACACTTCAGGAGGTCCTGAACTGCAGATGTACGTTAAACCAAAATTTGATTATGTCGCTTCTAGTGGAACCAAGAAGCCGTTGAAAACAACACCAAAAGAGGGAACATCTTCTAATCAGCAACCTGGAACCGCGAAAGCAACAGCCCCGGCCCCGGCCCCTAAAGTTAACCCTAAGAAGAAAAAAGGGGGGAAAGTGATATCACTAGCAGAAGCAGCTAAAGGATCGATAGTGTTTCTGCAAGGCAAACCGTGTGCTTGCCAAGCTCGTAGGCACAGGTTAGTGAGCAACTGCTTGTCCTGCGGGAAGATTGTGTGCGAACAAGAAGGAGAAGGGCCTTGCAGTTTCTGCGGAGCGCTTGTGCTTAAAGAAGGAAGTACGTACGCTGGGCTAGAGGAAGGGTTTACTCCAGTGTCTGATGCTGATGTGGCAGCTGAAGCTTATGCCAAAAGGCTTGTGGAGTATGATAGAAACTCTGCCGCACGTACAACGGTTATTGATGACCAGAGTGATTACTACGAGAGTGAGGGTAGTAAATGGGTTTCTCAAGAG GAGAAAGAGCTTTTGAAGAAGAAGCGTGAGGAGATTGAAGAAGCTGAACGAGCCAAAAAGAGCAAAGTGGTTATGACATTTGATTTAGTCGGCCGTAAG GTACTGTTAAACGAAGATGATATATCAGAACTAGAATCAGGGAACAGGATTCTGGGACCACCCGAGACTAGACCCGTGAACAGAATAAAACCGAACCCAACGGCAAAATTCGTTCCAATCTTCTTAGATCCTGGACCAACggagaagaagacaacaaacATGGGTAGCTCCTCCAAGAGAGACAACAAGAAAAACCGGAACGGGTTGTGTTTGGAGATCACAGGAAGGGTACAACATGACAGGAGCGAACTTAAGTACTTACAAGCGGATCCATCATCAGTAATAGATGGGCTTCATGTAGAAGATGGTGGTGAATGTTCCTTAGATTACGACTGA
- the LOC108813531 gene encoding probable LRR receptor-like serine/threonine-protein kinase At3g47570, with amino-acid sequence MRLFILLSFNAFILLEAYGFTDETDRQALLEFKSQVSQDKRVFLSSWNHSNPLCNWNKVTCGHKHKRVTQLDLGGLQLGGVISPSIGNLSFLISLDLSSNSFGGTIPQEVGNLFRLEYLNMSFNILKGDIPVSLFNCSRLFDLELDSNQLGGGVPSELGSLTNLLYLYLGRNNLKGKLPASLGNLTSLMQLSFTDNKKLEGEIPNELARLNQMVFLSLSMNNFSGMFPPSIYNLSSLEMLNIFSAGFSGRLKPDLGTLLPNLQELYMGNNHFTGVIPATLSNISTLEILALEYNNLTGSIPSSFGKLQNLEILLLHGNSLGNHSFGDLDFIDALSNCTQLLIFSVGFNRLGGDLPTSIANLSTSLIELKLQMNDISGSIPHDIGNLINLSKLEFDGNMLRGTLPNSLGMLLELGYLSLDSNRLSGVIPSSIGNMTQLETLYLNNNSFEGPIPPSLGNCRRLLYLYIGCNRLNGTIPREIMQISSLVHIFIEDTPLTGSLPNDVGRLQSLVVLSLANASLSGQLPQTLGKCLSMEELYLQENSFVGAIPDIRGLVGVRRVDLSKNNLSGSIPEYLAKFPKLEYLNLSVNNLQGKVPTEGNFQNSTIVLVYGNKNLCGDIKGLKLDPCIAQASSVMKKHSSLSRKVVIGVCLGISLVLIFLLSLCWFIKRKKKKQQQTSNTNFSTLEVFHEKISYGDLRNATNGFSSSNCIGSGSFGTVFKALLPAEKDVVAVKVLNLKRRGAMKSFMAECESLKDIRHRNLVKLLTACSSIDYQGNEFRALIYEFMPNGSLEMWLHPEEVEEIHRPSRALTLLERLDIAIDVASVLEYLHVHCPEPIAHCDLKPSNILLDNDLTAHVSDFGLARILLKYDQESFLNYLSSGGVRGTIGYSAPEYGLGGQPSVHGDVYSFGVLLLETFTGKRPTNELFGGNFTLRSYTKSALPERVLDIADKLILHSGLRVGFPHAECLALVLEVGLRCCEESPTNRLGISQVVKDLISVKERFFRARS; translated from the exons ATGAGATTGTTTATTTTACTTTCTTTCAATGCTTTCATATTACTTGAAGCATATGGGTTTACTGATGAAACTGATAGGCAAGCACTGTTGGAGTTCAAGTCTCAAGTTTCTCAAGACAAAAGAGTTTTCTTGTCCTCATGGAATCATTCAAACCCTCTCTGCAACTGGAACAAGGTTACATGTGGCCACAAACACAAAAGAGTTACTCAGTTGGACCTTGGAGGATTGCAACTAGGCGGAGTGATATCACCTTCTATTGGTAATCTTTCGTTTCTCATATCACTTGATCTCTCTAGTAACTCTTTCGGTGGAACCATCCCTCAAGAAGTGGGAAACTTGTTTAGACTTGAGTACTTGAATATGAGTTTTAATATTCTTAAAGGAGATATTCCAGTCAGTCTGTTCAATTGCTCTAGATTGTTCGACCTTGAGTTAGATTCAAATCAGCTTGGAGGAGGTGTTCCTTCAGAACTAGGGTCATTAACAAACCTTCTTTATTTATATCTTGGTCGAAACAACTTGAAGGGAAAGCTCCCTGCATCTCTAGGAAACTTGACATCGCTCATGCAACTTAGCTTTACCGATAACAAGAAACTAGAAGGGGAAATTCCTAATGAGCTAGCTAGACTGAATCAAATGGTTTTTCTTTCGTTATCGATGAACAACTTCTCAGGCATGTTTCCTCCCTCCATTTACAACTTGTCCTCACTTGAGATGTTAAACATCTTCAGTGCTGGTTTTTCGGGTAGACTAAAGCCTGATCTCGGCACTCTGCTTCCAAATCTTCAAGAGCTATATATGGGAAATAACCATTTCACAGGAGTTATTCCAGCAACACTTTCCAATATCTCTACTCTTGAAATATTGGCACTGGAGTATAACAATCTAACCGGAAGTATTCCTTCGAGCTTTGGTAAATTACAAAATTTGGAAATCTTATTACTTCATGGAAACTCTCTGGGAAATCACTCCTTTGGAGATCTTGACTTTATTGATGCCTTGTCCAATTGCACCCAGTTACTCATCTTTAGCGTGGGTTTCAATAGGCTTGGGGGTGACTTGCCTACCTCCATTGCAAATTTGTCCACAAGCCTCATTGAGTTGAAGCTCCAGATGAATGACATTTCTGGTAGCATTCCTCATGACATTGGGAATCTCATAAACCTAAGTAAACTTGAGTTTGATGGTAATATGTTGAGGGGAACACTCCCAAACTCTCTTGGGATGCTTTTGGAATTGGGCTATTTAAGTCTAGATTCAAATAGGCTGTCAGGAGTCATACCATCTTCTATAGGAAACATGACTCAGTTGGAAACACTTTATCTGAACAACAACAGTTTCGAAGGACCAATTCCTCCGAGTCTTGGAAACTGTAGGCGCCTACTATATTTGTATATTGGATGTAATAGGTTGAATGGAACTATACCACGGGAAATTATGCAAATCTCATCCCTTGTTCACATATTCATAGAAGATACTCCTTTGACCGGTTCTTTACCAAACGATGTTGGAAGACTACAAAGTCTTGTTGTGCTATCACTTGCAAATGCTAGCTTATCAGGACAACTCCCACAAACCTTGGGAAAATGCCTATCGATGGAAGAACTTTATCTTCAAGAAAATTCTTTTGTTGGAGCCATTCCAGATATCAGAGGATTAGTGGGTGTTAGAAGAGTTGATTTGTCAAAAAATAATCTCAGTGGAAGTATTCCTGAGTATCTTGCAAAGTTCCCCAAGTTGGAGTATCTCAATCTATCCGTTAACAACCTCCAAGGAAAGGTGCCAACAGAAGGAAACTTTCAAAACTCTACCATAGTTTTGGTATACGGAAACAAAAATCTATGTGGAGACATCAAGGGACTGAAACTAGATCCATGCATTGCGCAAGCATCATCAGTGATGAAGAAGCATTCCTCTCTTTCGAGAAAAGTTGTGATCGGGGTTTGCCTAGGCATAAGTTTAGTGCTCATATTTTTACTTTCATTGTGTTGGttcataaaaagaaagaagaagaaacagcaGCAGACCAGTAACACAAATTTTTCTACTTTGGAGGTATTCCATGAGAAGATAAGTTATGGAGATCTTCGAAATGCGACAAATGGCTTCTCTTCGAGCAATTGTATTGGATCAGGCAGTTTTGGTACTGTGTTTAAAGCACTTCTCCCAGCAGAGAAGGATGTCGTTGCGGTGAAAGTTCTAAACCTGAAGCGACGTGGAGCAATGAAGAGCTTTATGGCAGAATGTGAATCTTTGAAGGACATAAGACACCGTAATCTTGTGAAACTGTTGACAGCTTGTTCGAGCATTGATTACCAAGGCAACGAGTTCAGAGCTCTCATCTACGAATTCATGCCTAATGGAAGCCTAGAGATGTGGCTGCACCCGGAGGAAGTGGAAGAGATTCACAGGCCCTCAAGAGCCTTGACGCTTCTTGAAAGGCTTGACATTGCCATAGATGTGGCTTCTGTTCTAGAATATCTCCACGTTCATTGTCCTGAACCAATAGCTCATTGCGATCTCAAACCAAGCAACATCCTTCTAGACAATGATTTAACCGCCCATGTTAGCGACTTTGGTCTAGCTCGTATCCTCCTCAAGTATGACCAGGAGTCATTTCTCAACTATCTCAGCTCGGGTGGTGTGAGAGGAACCATCGGCTATTCCGCACCAG AATATGGATTGGGCGGACAGCCATCAGTGCATGGTGATGTGTATAGTTTTGGAGTTCTCCTATTAGAAACGTTCACTGGGAAAAGACCAACCAATGAGTTGTTTGGAGGAAACTTTACCCTACGCAGTTACACCAAGTCTGCATTGCCTGAGCGAGTACTGGACATTGCAGACAAATTGATTCTTCACAGTGGTCTTAGAGTCGGTTTCCCCCATGCTGAGTGCTTGGCATTGGTTTTGGAGGTGGGACTTAGGTGCTGCGAAGAATCTCCTACAAACCGGTTGGGAATAAGTCAGGTTGTCAAAGATTTAATCTCGGTCAAGGAGAGGTTTTTCAGAGCCAGAAGTTGA
- the LOC108808526 gene encoding uncharacterized protein LOC108808526 yields the protein MASQLNKALQFLSIEEEEEPCVLPDRPEFYATERNELSLVGRLLNPKVQRMADLILDMPRKWQLYDRVRGVALSQERFQFIFKYEHDLLAIVKRGPHTFKDWSIVLERWMEKPPEDYLQYLMVWVQMRNIPVNHYTKGTIEYLGEFAGHVEEVAFDPEKAQTKDYVRVWVKFDVSKPLRRAKKLTLPGGEVVNIRYDYERIQKRCYTCQRLTHDQERCPFVRTQKGVGEKSVGSSAESKNAEVLEGLDESDPLFGVIPQTHLGMDPISGRPKIAKEVLQGMRQYLLAAEGPEKMAREDRVRNSLQALENDPLGQKTFLRLEPAPMVSTDLDKGKGVVFDFGERMDTTQRPGKMMASAISAGARILQSGKVLSIPTTANEKRTGASTLVTRILNSGKVISESSSPPEVVGSTQSSFLPEGSTGYSVGFFESSTSGTTLKKPRTRRRPGTFKRKNNGKGIARNQATVGKKIGDGVVSENKRKAHEDVEPSKSSARFKKPLVVPNEGPSNI from the coding sequence ATGGCTTCTCAGTTAAACAAAGCTCTGCAATTCTTATCGattgaagaggaggaagaaccATGTGTGCTTCCAGATAGGCCAGAATTTTATGCAACAGAGAGAAATGAGCTTAGCTTGGTTGGGAGGCTTCTCAACCCTAAAGTTCAAAGGATGGCGGATTTGATCTTGGATATGCCAAGGAAATGGCAGCTGTATGATAGAGTCAGGGGGGTAGCCTTATCTCAGGAACGATTTCAGttcatattcaaatatgaacatGATCTTCTTGCTATCGTCAAGAGAGGGCCGCACACCTTCAAAGACTGGTCTATTGTTCTCGAAAGGTGGATGGAGAAACCACCGGAGGATTACCTTCAGTATCTAATGGTGTGGGTTCAGATGAGAAATATCCCAGTGAACCATTATACTAAAGGAACGATTGAGTACTTGGGTGAGTTCGCAGGTCATGTGGAGGAAGTGGCGTTCGACCCGGAGAAAGCTCAAACCAAAGACTATGTGCGTGTTTGGGTTAAGTTTGATGTCTCTAAGCCTTTGAGGAGGGCGAAGAAGCTGACTCTGCCAGGAGGTGAAGTGGTCAACATTCGATATGACTACGAACGCATCCAGAAAAGATGTTACACATGTCAGCGATTAACTCATGACCAGGAGCGATGTCCCTTCGTTAGGACGCAAAAGGGTGTGGGAGAGAAAAGTGTTGGTTCATCAGCAGAGAGCAAGAATGCAGAGGTGCTAGAGGGCCTTGATGAATCAGACCCTTTGTTTGGGGTGATACCGCAGACTCACTTGGGTATGGACCCTATTTCTGGAAGACCGAAGATTGCTAAGGAGGTACTGCAGGGTATGCGCCAATACTTACTGGCAGCAGAGGGTCCAGAGAAGATGGCGAGAGAAGACAGGGTCAGAAACTCTCTACAAGCCTTGGAGAATGATCCGCTGGGACAAAAAACATTTCTTAGATTGGAACCGGCTCCAATGGTTTCAACGGACTTAGATAAAGGCAAAGGAGTGGTTTTTGATTTCGGTGAAAGGATGGACACTACTCAACGGCCTGGAAAAATGATGGCTTCTGCAATCTCAGCGGGGGCAAGGATCTTACAATCGGGGAAGGTTCTTTCGATTCCGACGACGGCTAATGAAAAAAGGACTGGAGCTTCTACGTTGGTGACTCGAATTTTAAACTCTGGAAAAGTGATTTCTGAATCAAGCTCTCCCCCAGAGGTCGTGGGGTCTACTCAATCAAGCTTTCTTCCTGAGGGTTCAACGGGTTATAGTGTGGGGTTCTTTGAATCTAGCACTTCCGGGACCACTCTAAAGAAGCCTAGAACCAGAAGAAGACCAGGAACTTTCAAAAGGAAAAACAATGGGAAAGGTATTGCAAGGAATCAGGCTACGGTTGGGAAGAAGATAGGCGACGGTGTGGTGTCTGAAAACAAAAGGAAAGCTCATGAAGATGTCGAGCCATCTAAAAGCTCTGCAAGGTTTAAGAAACCATTGGTGGTCCCGAATGAGGGACCGTCCAATATCTAA